The genome window ATTCCTTAATGGTGTTTGGTTTGTAAAGATTAATTTTTAGTtctctattttattttattttagtctccTAAATTACTGAATACAGAAACTATAACTTTATTTTAGTTTTCGTATTCGActattttagtttccgtattCGACAATTTAGATACTAAAATAGAATAATATAGTAAAACTAAAAATTAGTCACTAAAAACCAAACCAAACACCCACGTGCACTCGcaaattttttttgtttttttagcCTAAGCTTGGTACAGTCCAGTCCATCCCGTGATTCCAAGCTGGACGGACACATGGGCTTCCATTGTTAattaaaatcatcaaaatataattaaaattcataaatacACTAGTTTTGACTAAAATTTGCAAAAGCTTaccaaaacaaataaacattctattcaaataaaacctcaagtcgccacatgaaaatgataagtgaAATATTAGTTATGTTGAAACTTTGATAGAAGATGGATGAAACCAAATTAATTAGTTTGTCTTTTGCCACGGGAAGCAAGAAATGAAGAAGCTAAAGACGTACGCACACGCATATAGATAGTATCGTACTCGTTAACGAGATGTCATATATGATTTTCTGATCTCCTGGTTTGGCTCACGTGTGCTCAGATTTTACTTCACATCTCGAATACTGCCGCATGTACTTTCACAACGGCAGACCGTTTGTAGACTTTAATTTAGAACGGGATGAAGTAGTTGGCAACATTAGATAGATTATTATTACAGTGTGCCTTGTGTTTTCCATGCTCCTGCTATTCCTTAATGGTGTTTCGTTTGTAAAGATTAATTTTTAAGTtctctattttattttattttagtccccTAAATTACCGAATATAGAAACtataactctattttagttttcgtATTTGACTATTTTAGCTATAACTCAtattttagtttccgtatttgactattttagtttctatattcaaCAATTTAAAGATTAAAATATAATAGTATAGTGAAACTAAAAATTAATCACTAAAAACCAAACCAAACACCCACGTGCACTCGcatgtttttttgtttttttagcCTAAGCGTGGTACAGTCCAGTCCATCCCGTGATTCCAAGCTGGACACATGGGCTTTCATTGTGGATGCGTACTTGGGCCCATAGATTTTGTAGCCCGAAACAATAGGATCACGAAGAGGATAACAATTCAACCATTTCAACAGATTTATCCGAGATGGCCAAACAGGAGGCCCCTAACCAAGGCATAGAGCCTTCTTAGCCGTGCCGTGCCGATACGGTAGACCCGTAGTGCCACACCATAGAATTTTAATTTTAGTGAGACATTCACAAACACAGTTAAAACATACTAAAATAGCTAGTATTGAGCTGTTTAGTGTAATGACTACATAATTAAAAACCTATCTAGATAAACATTAACCATTTTGAGATAACCCTAAATAGAAAAAAAGATTACAGCCCACAGCACTAGTCGTGTTTGCGCCTAATCGTGCTTTAGAGCTAATTGAGCCGTGCCCGTGCCGACCCAGCGTGCTCGGCACTCGGCCCGTGCTCGGCACAGTCACGACACTAGCCATAGGGCCGTGCCGGCATGGGCCCAACTCCACTCGTGCCGTGCTCTGGGCCGGCCCGATTAGCCCGGCACTATTGGCGATCTATATATTGATAGAGTCCTCCATGATATTTACTAGGCTAAAATAAGGGAGTACCTACGGAGTGGTTAATCCGATGGGCCGAATCTGAATTCCGCGAACCGCGATGGAGAAACGAAACAAATGCGTTTCAGTTCCAAGCGTCCAGGTTCATTCGGCCGCGTGCAAAACGGTTCAACAAAACGCCCCCCCAAAACCGTTGCGCTTGCCTTGCGTACCCCGAACCGGACTAGTTGATGTACTGGAACAAGGTCGCCGGCTCCGGCCAGACCGCCGCGAACTCGGCCGCCTCGACGACGCTGGGTCGCCATGCAAGGAACTGCGCCGGCACTGCTTCGGCGTCCGCGatgtcgccgtcgccgccgccgtagTACGCCCTACCAGACGTCGCCGCCCCGTACTGCGCCCGCTGCGCCAAGTAGCACCCGCCCTGGTCCATGTCAGCCGTCGTCGTCCCCGTCGCCGCACGCCGCTCCTTCTTCCTGAACCTGATGCCGCAGGCGTTGCACAGGGACTGCAGGCAGCACACATACACGCATTAGTCAGCGCActcgcatgcatgcatgcacgcaCGGCGGGGTATGGGACGGGACGAGGACGACCAAAGTGTCGTCGCCGTTGGCATATTATACGTATGGGAGATCGCGCTGGTTTTAAGCGCTAGCGGATGTCCAAAAAAAAAACTGCCAGTGGCAGAGGCAGACGACACGACGCTGTGCCTCATGTCGTGCGTCGCCGCGTGTGTCACGTGAACATGTGACAATTTTGGTTCATGTAAAGCTGCAACGATGCTGGGCTAGCGCTGAAACCTTGTTCCAGCCAGCGTCGCTTCGCTTGGAGAGATGGAAGAACGATGAAACGAACCTTGGGCCCGCGAGGCCCGTTCCTCCACAGCGGCGTGGACGTGGTGCCGCAGCTGGCGCAGCGGTGGTCCACGAGCGGCGCCGGGTCCTGCCCGTGCCCGTGCGCGGCCGCGGCTCTCTTGTTCGCGGCCGCGGGAGAGGGACGTCTGCCGCCCGGGCaggagcagcagcggcagcagcaggaCTGGTCAGCGGGTGCAGCGACGTCGCACGACACGGCGCTGCGAGACGGTAGCGCCAGGCACGGCGGGCGGGGcttggcggcggcgcggcgcgagGACGGCGTGCCGAGCGAGAGCGTGCAGTCGACGGTGCCCGtggaggaagaggaggaggacgGGGACGAGGGGCAGGTGGTGACTGAGCTGTGGCTGTCGTCGTCGAACTGGAAGGCCTTGGTGTTGGGCAGCGGGAAGAAGAGCGAGAAGGCTGGGGACGCGGCCGCCATGGTGGCGGGGGCAGCGGCCGCGGCCACGACGCTCTGTTGGTGGCTGTGTCTGTGCTGCTTGTGGGTGCAGTGGCGAAGCATGGTCTGCAACGAGGCCACAGTGCTGGGCTTTAAAGCGAGCGCGGCGCAGAGAGGAGGAGAGGAGATTCGGAACTGAACTTGGCTTGGATACTTGGATCCACTGGGCCCGGGTGGTGGACGTGGGCGGATGTGCAGGAGCTCAGCTAGTCAGCAGGCAGGGCTAGCTAGGATTTTATAGGATCAGATTCGCTGTGCAGAGGCCGATCTGCTCGCCTCCCCTCGCCGATGGCGATGGCAATGCCAATGCTTTGAATCCTGCGCGCGGCTCGGTTGCATTGCATGCCCTAGCCAGTGTAGGAAGGAAGGAGTAGCTAGAAGCGGGCAGCACCCAATGAGTAGTAGCGGTACACGTCTGTGGGCTGCGCGCCCTGGTCAGGTCAGTCAGGCGGGCTCGACGTGATGAGCTGACTGCTCGAAAGCAGACCGGTAGCGGAGCGGCTGTTCAGTGTTCACCCTATATGGCTATATGTATCCAAGCAGTGCCTGTAGTCCTGTACTACATGCCACCGCAGTAGGGAGAATCAATGGAGCAGGGCCCAGCAGCAGCATACTAATGCAGGATAGCATCGCCTAGAGTAGGAGAGGGTAGACGAGACCCAAACGAGAAAAAGGAGAGAATCGAGACGAGAGACGGCAGATGGAGGAGAGGACGGCGTCCGGCTGGCGGTGTCTGGCAACCGTAACGAGCGACTGCTCCAGAGTCCAGACGTCACACAACAGGACCGGAGATCAAGCGAAAGAAAGGCCTGGCAGTACGCCAGTGGCAGGCATCCATATCGCAGACCTCTAGTTGCCATGCATGCATAGCCAGGCGCAGGCACAGGCGTCTCGCACCACGTACCTGCTGGGCCTGGTCGTGTACCACTACCACGTATACGTTAATACGCCCCATCCCTTGCCTCGCGTCACGTCACCGGCCGCGGCCGAGACGTGCGACTCATCGACGGCGCAGGCTGGGTGGCGAGCCCCGGGCGGTCAAAAGCAGGGGAGATACGTGACCCGTGGAACAGTCTCCCACGCGCCGTATACGAGTACTCCTACTCCTACTCCTAGTCGCACCACAACGCCGGCGCGGAATCCGCGGATCGCGATGCTGCCGCGCCTGTCGCGTCGAGGCCCGTCCCAGCCACACCAGAGCACCACCACCGGGGCCGTTGCCGGACATATAGGTGCGTAGTACGCGGCGCCGCGGCGGCTCTCGGGCCAGGGGGGCCCTCCTAGCGCTAGCGGAGGCGTTGTACGGCCGGCCAGGCAACGTCATGGTGTCATGGACACGTCACGTACGGGCCGGGAGgaggcgagcgagcgagcgaggtCCGTTAGACTAGCTTTACGGATGTCCGGCCCCGGCCCCCCGGTACGTGATGCAGCAGCAACCGACCCGACGGATCGATGCAATGCACCGCGTGCGTGCTCGCCATCCCGTATGTCTCCGTCCGGGGGATACGTACGCGCCCATGTCACGTCACCGTTCAGTGCCCAGTCCCATCTTCACGGCGGCGAGGATGCTCGGTCTGACACTGACTTGAAGCGGAAGGCGACAGCGAGGGGAACAACTCGGAGCAGCAGGTGCAAAGCAGCGAAGGAGCCCAACCAGCGTCTGCAAAGCGCGCGTCGGTCGGTCTGTTCTCGTTCCCGCCGccgcctcgatcgtctcccggctTTCCATGGCCACCGCACCGATGGACCTCCAGCAGCTGCTTGGCATCTTCTGCTTGGAACCGCGACGGCCAAAGCATTCACAGCGTGTGTGCGCGCGCGTTAATTAGCAGAGAGTACGTTCATGACGCTCTCGAGTCTCGATTCTCGACCTGTCGTCGCCTAAAAAGTCCCTCGAGGCCTCGAGAGAAGGCTTTGCATTGGCGCGCTAAGCACGACGCGAGAGAGATGAAGAGCACCTTTTGTGATGGGTTTGAGCGGCATGCAGCACGCAGAAGCTGGTACCGGAGCGAGCTCGACACTGCATGCGCCGACGTCGGTCTCATGCAAGATGCAACACATACCACCAAGACTTTACATGGCCAACCCGATCCGATAGCCATGCCGGGCTTGGACCGGTCTGTTTAGCCCACAATGTAGGCACAGGTCCGGCCCGGTTAAA of Zea mays cultivar B73 chromosome 8, Zm-B73-REFERENCE-NAM-5.0, whole genome shotgun sequence contains these proteins:
- the LOC103635377 gene encoding GATA transcription factor 15; protein product: MLRHCTHKQHRHSHQQSVVAAAAAPATMAAASPAFSLFFPLPNTKAFQFDDDSHSSVTTCPSSPSSSSSSTGTVDCTLSLGTPSSRRAAAKPRPPCLALPSRSAVSCDVAAPADQSCCCRCCSCPGGRRPSPAAANKRAAAAHGHGQDPAPLVDHRCASCGTTSTPLWRNGPRGPKSLCNACGIRFRKKERRAATGTTTADMDQGGCYLAQRAQYGAATSGRAYYGGGDGDIADAEAVPAQFLAWRPSVVEAAEFAAVWPEPATLFQYIN